One Formosa agariphila KMM 3901 genomic window, ATTATTTGCATCTAAGACTTTAGAGGTAACTACTACTTTTTCATTGGTATCAAATTCATTATTAAAACTTATATCAACTTGTACTTCAGACTTCTCTTTAGAAACCACAGGTGTCGTAATAAATGTGCCCCATATAGGAACATGTAATTTATTAGTTGTTATAAGTTTTACATTTCTATAAATCCCTGCTCCAGTATACCAACGACTATCAGCAAATCGGCTATGATCTATTTTAACAATAAGGGTGTTAGCTTTTCCGTTAGTATTTAAATATGGTGTTAAATCGTAGTAAAAAGGAGAATATCCATACGGGTGGAAACCCAGTTTATTTCCATTTAAATACACTTCAGAATTATTATAAACACCATCAAATAAAATATATGTTAGCTCATTATCTTTTGAACTAACTTGAAATTCTTTTTTATAATACCCATACCCTACACTAGGTATAAATCCAGTTGCTTTAGCATCTTTCCCTAAAGATTCATCAAAATCGTTTTCGACAACCCAGTCATGTGGTAGATTTACTTTTTTATAGTTAGTATCAAGAATACTATTGTAGTCAACATCTGTTTCACTTAAATAAAAACTCCAATCTAGATTAAAATCTAATTCCCTATTTAATTCACTTGTATTTTGCGAAAAAGACAAAAATTGAATCAAACCAATAAAAACAACACAAATTATATTCCTCATTTTTAACAAATTATTAGAATACAAAATTGGTTGATATTATTAATAATAAGTCTTTTTCAAACTAGACTAGAACTATACAATACCTGTTTAGCTCTCTATTTAACTACAAATACACTGAACAATTCATTAAACCTTGCTCTTTTATGGGAAATTTAAAAGCTAAGTATTTGGAAATATTTTTACGCTAGTTCATATAGAATTCTCGTAAGTATTATGCAATAGATTGCATTTTAAATCAATAATAAGTCATGTTTATTGTTAGCTTGAAGAACATAAATTAACTATTCAAAAACATAAAATTACATGGATAAAAACTGAAAGTAGTGCAGTAATAACAAGTAAAACCTCCTATTCCTTCAAAAAATTATCTAGACAAATAAAAGATACCAATCACTACTCTCTCTAATTAACTTATCATCAATACGAGCTACAGAAAATATAAAAATTATTAATTCATCTATTTACACAATGATATTTTACTAAATTCTTAGTATTTATTATATTTTTTAATAATTTAACACTAGACAATAACTGAACATTATAAACTATTTAACAGCTTAACAACATAACAACCACACTACACCCATAAAACATAACAACCTACAATACAACAACTTAACACCACAAATACCAACCTAAATAACAACAAAACCGTATTAAAACTAGACAAAACATATCTTATCTACTAAACCAAAACCTAAAAATCACTATTTATTTTATTTACATTTGAAAAACAAGCAAACCAAACTTTAGTACATGTCTTACTGTACAAAAGAAACTAACATTCAATTCATTAAACCAAATGAAACTATTTAAACTTTTAGCTATTTTTTTATGCACCTATTTTCAATCACAATATGTATTAAGTCAAGAGCATATAGAACGAGATTCGTTTTATAAGAAAGCAGAAATATTGAAATTTGATAAGCCTGATACTGCTGCATTTTATTTTCAAAAAAGTGTAAATTTTCAACTTCAAAAAAAAGACACATTAGCCGCAATTAATAGTTTAAAAGAGTTATCATTCTTATATGCACACAATGTTAATTATGGAAAATCATATGATGGATATTGGGACGCACTGTTGTTAGCTGATAAATCTAAAGATTCTGTTTCTATAGCTAGTATTTATAATCAGTTGGGATGGCTATATAGCTTTTATAAAAGAGATACAGAAGCACTAAAATACTTTAACAAATCTTTAGTTATCAATAAAAAACTAAAAATTGCCCCCTTAGACTACAATACTAAATTAAGAAGTGATTATTTTTCAATAGCTGTTTTTCACAGAGACAATGCACAATTTGAATTGGCTCGAAAATATCTTGATAGTAGTAACATTTATCACAAGAAAATGACAAACACTACTCCGTATTTTGCAAATTCAGAACTGGGATATATATTATGTAAAGAAGGAAAATTTTCTGAAGGATTAGAGTTGCTTAAAGTTTCTGAATCTTATTTCGAAAAGGCAGACCCTTCGTATTTAACAATGATATATTATTTGTTAGGTGAAGTATATCAAGATTTAAATAATTTTGAATTGAGTGAAAATTATTTAAAAAAATCATTAGAATTTGGCGAGAAATACCATACTCATAGTAATTATGCTCCTAGAAATTATCTATCCCTTTCGGAACTGTATTATAAGAACAATAAACCTAAAGAAGCGTATGAAGCATTACTAGAGGCCAACGAACTTAATAATAATATTTTTGGAAGCCGTAGTGAGACCAATCAACATTTACTAGAAATTAAGGATGATTTTAGAGTAGAAAAACAGAAACAAGAAGCACTAATAAAAGAAAAGCGTTTAGCAGAACTAGAGCATGAAGACAGAATCTGGCTACTTAAA contains:
- a CDS encoding tetratricopeptide repeat protein — encoded protein: MKLFKLLAIFLCTYFQSQYVLSQEHIERDSFYKKAEILKFDKPDTAAFYFQKSVNFQLQKKDTLAAINSLKELSFLYAHNVNYGKSYDGYWDALLLADKSKDSVSIASIYNQLGWLYSFYKRDTEALKYFNKSLVINKKLKIAPLDYNTKLRSDYFSIAVFHRDNAQFELARKYLDSSNIYHKKMTNTTPYFANSELGYILCKEGKFSEGLELLKVSESYFEKADPSYLTMIYYLLGEVYQDLNNFELSENYLKKSLEFGEKYHTHSNYAPRNYLSLSELYYKNNKPKEAYEALLEANELNNNIFGSRSETNQHLLEIKDDFRVEKQKQEALIKEKRLAELEHEDRIWLLKTILLIVVVLFVSLFAGLFVRNLRIKHKSEKLNLKKQQEIERKRQHDILELKNKQLASSALQLIEKDEFLESINIKLSKQNSQIDTNVIKRMVKSIQGNTASNWKEFEARFTNINQSFYANLTDKFPKLSQTDQKLCALIKLNFSSKEMASILGISVESVHTSRYRLRKKLGLERNDNLTDFINEF